A single region of the Thermodesulfatator indicus DSM 15286 genome encodes:
- a CDS encoding MBL fold metallo-hydrolase produces the protein MKLDVLTVGPLAVRCYFLICPETGEAGIVDPGGDERIILEKIRDLNLKPKYILATHGHGDHVSAAWWLRKKLGVPVAMHEADDEFFRHPMAVQVFAAWGFEPNEPADLLLKDGSIIEIGSTIKLQTIHTPGHSPGSVCFYDGQKYLFTGDTLFVGAVGRTDLPGGDFEQLINSLREKILPLPDETIICPGHDYGEKPFSTLGEEKKNNPYIVEFVLGT, from the coding sequence ATGAAGCTTGATGTACTTACTGTAGGGCCTCTGGCTGTACGTTGTTATTTTTTGATTTGTCCAGAGACCGGGGAAGCGGGCATTGTAGACCCTGGCGGAGATGAAAGAATAATACTTGAAAAAATTAGAGATCTTAACCTTAAACCTAAATATATTCTTGCTACTCATGGCCATGGAGACCATGTCTCTGCTGCCTGGTGGTTACGAAAAAAACTAGGCGTCCCTGTAGCCATGCACGAGGCCGACGATGAATTTTTTAGACATCCCATGGCTGTTCAGGTTTTTGCTGCCTGGGGGTTTGAACCCAATGAGCCGGCTGACCTTTTATTAAAAGACGGTTCCATTATAGAAATCGGCTCTACCATCAAGTTACAAACCATTCATACCCCGGGGCATTCTCCTGGTTCAGTCTGCTTTTACGATGGTCAAAAATACCTCTTTACTGGAGATACCCTTTTTGTGGGGGCAGTCGGGCGGACTGACCTTCCTGGTGGAGACTTTGAACAGCTTATTAACTCTTTACGCGAAAAAATTCTACCTTTGCCTGATGAAACTATCATTTGCCCTGGCCATGATTACGGCGAAAAACCATTTTCGACCCTTGGCGAAGAAAAAAAGAACAATCCTTACATTGTAGAATTTGTATTGGGAACCTAG
- a CDS encoding NAD(P)/FAD-dependent oxidoreductase: MSDELYDVAIIGAGPAGLQAAIHAARRRVKTIVLGKIEASALYKAHLENYFGVPGKKEGKEILEIGLSQAKNFGAKHLSLDVVKAELSGNTFYIELEDGQKINSLTVIIATGVTRRKGKLKGEKALVGKGVSYCVDCDGFFFRGLPVAVIGNGSAAAHGALTLSKIASDVYLVSPKLDIPEALKNDLKKQKVKLITVKPKEILGEKEVEGLLLENEQTLEVKGVFIEEGAKGALQLATSLGVMLDPENMTYIQVDRTQKTNVPGVFAAGDVCGPPLQVAKAVGEGCIAGLNAAEEANRRRKQNEA, from the coding sequence ATGTCTGACGAACTTTATGACGTAGCTATAATTGGTGCCGGGCCTGCTGGATTACAGGCGGCTATTCATGCCGCCCGCCGCCGGGTAAAAACTATTGTCCTAGGAAAGATTGAGGCCAGTGCGCTCTATAAGGCCCATCTGGAAAACTATTTCGGTGTTCCAGGCAAAAAAGAAGGAAAAGAAATCCTTGAAATAGGGCTTTCTCAGGCCAAAAATTTCGGGGCCAAACATTTATCTCTAGATGTGGTAAAAGCTGAACTTTCAGGAAACACTTTTTACATAGAACTTGAAGATGGTCAGAAAATAAATTCTCTTACGGTCATTATTGCCACAGGCGTTACCAGACGCAAAGGTAAGCTTAAAGGGGAGAAAGCCCTGGTGGGAAAGGGAGTTAGCTATTGCGTAGATTGCGACGGCTTCTTTTTCCGAGGTCTTCCGGTAGCCGTAATAGGAAATGGTAGCGCGGCGGCTCACGGGGCCTTGACTCTTAGTAAGATAGCTTCTGATGTCTATTTAGTAAGTCCTAAACTGGATATACCCGAGGCTTTAAAAAATGACCTAAAAAAACAAAAGGTCAAACTCATTACAGTCAAACCAAAAGAAATATTGGGAGAAAAGGAAGTAGAAGGCCTTCTATTAGAGAATGAGCAAACACTTGAGGTAAAAGGGGTGTTTATAGAAGAAGGAGCTAAAGGAGCCCTCCAGCTGGCTACATCTTTAGGCGTCATGCTTGATCCGGAAAATATGACCTATATACAGGTTGACCGAACGCAAAAAACCAACGTTCCTGGAGTTTTTGCCGCTGGAGACGTGTGCGGTCCACCGTTACAGGTGGCCAAAGCTGTTGGAGAAGGTTGTATTGCAGGACTAAATGCTGCCGAAGAAGCAAACCGCAGGAGGAAACAGAATGAAGCTTGA
- a CDS encoding DNA gyrase inhibitor YacG — translation MKKKIKCPHCGKLTSWENNPYRPFCSERCKLIDLGHWLSEEYRIQVPVEGLDEVHEIKKEE, via the coding sequence ATGAAAAAAAAGATTAAATGTCCTCACTGTGGAAAACTTACCTCCTGGGAAAATAATCCTTACCGGCCTTTTTGTTCTGAACGTTGTAAGCTCATAGATCTTGGCCACTGGCTTTCAGAGGAATACCGTATTCAGGTACCAGTTGAAGGGCTAGACGAAGTGCATGAGATCAAAAAGGAGGAATAA
- a CDS encoding universal stress protein, which produces MNRHILLATDSSTYSQKAVSYLATLFKDAKNFEITVFCVAPAPPSYLLGPVPGLNELERQEKLEKIQAENVTWANKCVTEAKEALVREGFSEDQIHTKITIQRGDLARIILREAHDGKYDAVVAGRRGLGRLSSWWVGSVTQKLVEYGQNVPVWIVDGQKWNKRFLVPVDLGETGLKVIDHLGFILAENPQAEIELLHIIPSLIPGEESRYLAKLESSLLEKEQKEAQEFFQEVQKILKDTFDILQVKVKIKRSPHGVASIILKEAKEGNFGTVVMGRRGRGGFKELLLGSTSSKVLYNLTDRSLWIVR; this is translated from the coding sequence TTGAATAGACATATACTTTTGGCTACTGATAGTTCAACCTATTCCCAAAAGGCGGTATCATATCTAGCTACTCTATTTAAAGACGCTAAAAACTTCGAAATAACAGTCTTTTGTGTAGCTCCGGCACCGCCTTCTTATCTTTTAGGGCCTGTGCCTGGACTAAATGAACTTGAACGTCAGGAAAAACTTGAAAAGATTCAAGCGGAAAATGTCACCTGGGCCAATAAATGTGTTACAGAGGCCAAAGAAGCCCTAGTTAGAGAAGGCTTTTCTGAAGATCAAATTCATACCAAAATAACTATTCAGCGTGGCGACCTTGCCAGAATAATTCTTAGAGAAGCTCATGACGGAAAATATGACGCCGTAGTAGCTGGAAGAAGGGGGCTTGGCCGCCTTTCTTCTTGGTGGGTAGGAAGTGTTACCCAAAAACTAGTAGAATACGGCCAAAATGTTCCTGTCTGGATTGTTGATGGACAAAAATGGAATAAACGCTTTCTGGTACCGGTTGATCTAGGAGAAACTGGCCTCAAAGTGATTGACCATCTAGGTTTTATTTTGGCTGAAAATCCTCAGGCCGAAATTGAACTTTTACACATAATTCCATCATTGATTCCTGGAGAAGAAAGCAGATATCTCGCTAAACTGGAATCGTCTTTACTTGAAAAAGAACAAAAGGAAGCTCAGGAATTTTTTCAAGAAGTTCAAAAAATTCTTAAAGACACTTTTGATATTTTGCAGGTCAAAGTAAAAATAAAAAGGTCTCCTCATGGAGTAGCCTCTATCATTCTAAAAGAGGCTAAAGAAGGAAACTTTGGGACCGTGGTAATGGGAAGACGAGGACGAGGAGGTTTTAAGGAACTTCTTTTGGGCTCAACTTCATCAAAAGTTCTTTACAATTTAACTGATAGAAGTTTATGGATAGTAAGATGA
- the recR gene encoding recombination mediator RecR: MAFPEILQRVIKNLASLPGLGEKSATRLALYLLSRPPEEITELAHSLLEMRRKLRLCKRCFNLATEDFCTICLDPERDAELICVVEDPAALSAIERAGVYKGLYHVLHGVLSPRDGLGPKELHLPELLARVQQENIKEVVLALSPTVSGEATSAYIVQYLKEIPVKITRLACGIPMGMDVRYADQMTLKRAIEARQNL; this comes from the coding sequence ATGGCCTTTCCAGAAATCTTACAAAGGGTTATTAAAAACCTGGCTTCTCTTCCAGGGCTTGGCGAAAAGTCTGCCACAAGATTGGCTCTTTATCTGCTTTCTCGCCCACCTGAAGAAATAACCGAGTTAGCCCATAGTCTGCTTGAAATGCGTCGGAAACTCAGGCTTTGCAAGCGTTGTTTTAATCTAGCCACAGAAGATTTTTGTACTATTTGCCTTGATCCTGAAAGAGATGCAGAACTTATCTGTGTAGTGGAAGATCCTGCGGCCCTTTCGGCTATTGAAAGGGCCGGGGTCTACAAAGGGCTATATCATGTTCTTCACGGAGTTCTTTCTCCCAGAGACGGCTTAGGGCCTAAAGAATTGCACTTACCAGAACTTTTAGCCCGGGTACAACAGGAAAACATTAAAGAAGTAGTTTTAGCCCTTTCGCCTACAGTTTCAGGAGAAGCTACCTCTGCCTATATTGTCCAATATCTGAAAGAAATACCTGTTAAGATAACTCGCCTAGCCTGCGGTATCCCCATGGGTATGGACGTAAGATATGCTGACCAAATGACGCTTAAACGAGCCATTGAAGCCCGGCAGAATCTATAA
- a CDS encoding YbaB/EbfC family nucleoid-associated protein, which yields MQNMQSLMRQVQKIQKKMAELQQELAKKTVEASVGGGMVTAVVNGRQELVSIKIDPEVVNPEDIEMLQDLIVAAVNEAIRRSQEMVEQEMAKVTGGLKIPGMF from the coding sequence ATGCAAAACATGCAGAGCTTGATGCGTCAGGTCCAGAAGATACAGAAAAAAATGGCCGAGCTCCAACAAGAGCTTGCCAAAAAAACAGTTGAAGCTTCAGTAGGTGGAGGGATGGTTACCGCGGTAGTTAATGGACGCCAGGAGCTTGTGTCCATTAAAATTGATCCAGAAGTAGTCAACCCTGAAGACATTGAAATGCTTCAAGACCTTATCGTAGCAGCGGTTAATGAGGCTATACGTCGTTCTCAAGAAATGGTAGAACAGGAAATGGCCAAAGTAACCGGAGGGTTAAAAATTCCGGGAATGTTCTGA
- the dnaX gene encoding DNA polymerase III subunit gamma/tau, which translates to MSYLVLARKYRPQTFSQVVGQEHVVRTLKNAILQDRLAHALLFSGIRGVGKTTIARILAKAINCEDAKEAEPCNTCNVCQEITSGRAVDVQEIDAASNRGIDEIRELRENVKFPPARLKVKFYIIDEAHMLTREAFNALLKTLEEPPGHVKFVLATTEPHKIPATILSRCQRYDFRRVAPAKLVSFLKDVCQKEGASISEEALAIIAREAEGSVRDALSLLDQAISSGVKTAEDLQELLGLSGPQLIEALARAIINRDLATCFKLVNQAYEGGADLLFLAEDLVKFFRNLLALKNSSGRISFDLPESELSALRAISFDLEVEELILFFQTLLQGFETLRRSSVPKLSLELMLAKACQINQMVSLDKIFAKINELKDLPYTQVTSQEKAKDNHQTSEKKQSPDKSWEEFINEVKKEKPTLGALLETLEPPDLSQEKIILKLTEHPLLEDKEIRAKLNSLAQKFWQKPLELKFISQESSFSKRQKLVEKPIVQETLRLFGGRIAQVKIYEKE; encoded by the coding sequence ATGTCTTATTTGGTATTGGCACGTAAATATCGTCCGCAGACTTTTTCTCAGGTAGTAGGCCAGGAACACGTGGTGCGTACCCTGAAAAATGCTATTTTGCAGGACCGCCTGGCCCATGCCCTTCTTTTCTCAGGCATTAGAGGTGTAGGAAAAACCACTATTGCTCGTATTTTGGCTAAAGCCATAAATTGTGAAGACGCTAAAGAGGCTGAACCCTGTAATACCTGTAATGTTTGCCAGGAAATAACTTCTGGCCGAGCGGTTGACGTTCAGGAAATAGACGCTGCTTCTAACCGAGGTATTGACGAAATTCGAGAGCTTAGGGAAAATGTAAAGTTCCCTCCGGCCAGGCTAAAAGTCAAGTTCTACATCATTGACGAAGCCCACATGCTTACGCGAGAGGCCTTTAACGCCCTTTTAAAGACTTTAGAAGAGCCTCCCGGGCATGTAAAATTTGTTTTGGCTACTACGGAACCTCACAAAATACCGGCAACTATTCTTTCTCGCTGTCAGCGTTATGATTTTAGGCGGGTGGCTCCTGCCAAGCTGGTATCCTTCTTAAAAGACGTTTGCCAAAAAGAAGGAGCCTCTATCTCAGAAGAAGCCCTGGCCATAATTGCCAGAGAAGCCGAAGGGAGCGTACGTGACGCCCTGTCCCTGTTGGACCAAGCTATATCTTCAGGAGTTAAAACGGCCGAAGACCTTCAAGAACTTCTGGGACTTTCAGGGCCTCAGTTAATTGAAGCCCTTGCCAGAGCAATCATAAACCGTGATTTGGCTACTTGTTTTAAGTTGGTTAACCAGGCTTATGAAGGAGGGGCTGACCTTCTCTTTTTAGCAGAAGACCTTGTTAAATTTTTTAGAAACTTGCTGGCCCTTAAGAACTCCTCAGGACGCATATCTTTTGATCTCCCTGAAAGTGAACTTTCTGCTCTGCGCGCCATTTCTTTTGATCTAGAAGTCGAAGAACTCATACTTTTTTTTCAAACCTTGCTTCAGGGGTTTGAAACTTTAAGACGAAGCTCGGTTCCCAAACTTTCCCTAGAACTAATGCTGGCCAAGGCTTGTCAAATCAATCAAATGGTTAGCCTTGATAAGATTTTTGCCAAAATAAACGAGTTAAAAGATCTGCCTTACACTCAAGTTACCTCTCAGGAAAAAGCAAAAGACAATCATCAGACTAGTGAAAAAAAGCAATCTCCTGATAAGAGCTGGGAAGAATTTATAAATGAAGTTAAGAAAGAAAAACCCACTCTTGGAGCCCTCTTAGAAACTTTAGAGCCTCCTGATCTTTCACAAGAAAAGATTATTCTTAAATTAACAGAGCATCCTCTTCTGGAAGACAAAGAAATTAGGGCCAAACTTAATAGTCTTGCCCAAAAATTTTGGCAAAAACCTCTCGAGTTAAAATTTATTTCCCAGGAAAGTTCTTTTTCAAAAAGGCAAAAGTTGGTAGAAAAACCCATAGTTCAGGAAACACTTAGACTTTTTGGTGGGCGAATAGCCCAGGTAAAAATTTACGAAAAGGAGTAA
- a CDS encoding AzlD domain-containing protein, whose amino-acid sequence MENILIAVIFLAVGTYLTRFIPFYLSAKRQEAPHQPREIFQKILIYIGPSLIASLVVISLSPLTPKIILGDFFRLVLGFIAITIAHIIWRNPGISVLLGIAAYAIF is encoded by the coding sequence TTGGAAAACATCTTAATAGCCGTAATTTTTTTGGCAGTAGGCACTTATCTCACCCGTTTTATTCCGTTTTACCTGTCTGCAAAAAGACAGGAAGCGCCTCATCAACCCCGCGAAATCTTTCAAAAAATCCTCATCTACATAGGCCCTTCTTTAATCGCCTCGCTGGTGGTCATATCTCTTAGTCCGTTAACGCCAAAAATTATTCTCGGTGACTTTTTTCGTTTAGTACTCGGCTTTATAGCTATTACCATAGCTCACATTATTTGGAGAAATCCTGGGATTAGCGTTTTGTTAGGTATTGCGGCGTATGCAATTTTTTGA
- a CDS encoding AzlC family ABC transporter permease → MDKKIRSAKIAYMYGLLDSIPLILGYLPVAAAFGLAVQGAGFGTGEGLLFSALVFAGGSQFALLELLRGGTSLVASVFISLCLNLRHVLYGPVIAPLFKGIKPSKIPLLSFGLTDEVFATAQVRLPAIPLNLRPWWLLGLETGAYSSWVIGTGMGALGSAALLNFSPVLSNALKFAPAALFFSLFLPMLKKQTLIPVLTATLVTLFFSVKGYSAYGIIAAAIVGPLTGLLGERLWKTS, encoded by the coding sequence ATGGATAAAAAGATTAGATCAGCCAAAATAGCCTATATGTATGGCCTTTTGGATAGCATTCCTCTTATTTTAGGTTACTTGCCAGTAGCCGCTGCCTTTGGGTTGGCTGTTCAAGGAGCTGGTTTCGGAACTGGAGAGGGGCTGTTATTTTCTGCTCTGGTCTTTGCTGGTGGGAGTCAGTTTGCTTTGCTTGAGCTTTTAAGAGGCGGCACTTCTCTAGTAGCAAGTGTTTTTATTTCGCTTTGTTTGAATTTACGTCATGTACTTTATGGGCCAGTAATAGCCCCATTATTTAAAGGAATCAAGCCTTCTAAAATCCCTTTGCTTTCTTTTGGTCTTACAGACGAGGTTTTTGCCACGGCTCAAGTGCGTTTACCGGCTATTCCGCTAAATTTGCGGCCCTGGTGGCTTTTGGGTTTGGAGACAGGGGCTTATTCAAGCTGGGTTATAGGTACAGGAATGGGGGCCTTGGGTAGTGCTGCTTTGCTTAACTTTTCACCTGTGTTGTCAAATGCTTTAAAGTTCGCACCAGCAGCCCTTTTCTTTAGCCTCTTTTTACCTATGCTAAAAAAGCAAACCCTAATTCCCGTCTTAACCGCCACGTTGGTTACTTTGTTTTTTAGCGTAAAAGGCTATTCCGCTTACGGAATAATTGCTGCCGCTATTGTTGGCCCTTTAACAGGATTATTGGGGGAGAGACTTTGGAAAACATCTTAA
- a CDS encoding helix-turn-helix domain-containing protein, which produces MAKDKDVKEIVGKRLKSLRQGKGLSLSSLAKKAGISKATLSILEEGKGNPTISTLWALADALEVPFGKLIDALDEDQSSTVGEKGISVRLIEHTEGPPPIDAYHMVFEPQSSREAEPHPLGVIEKITVLKGYMLVGPAEAPKKIRAGETYTFKADCPHVYIALSEPTSAVLVLIYPSEESHG; this is translated from the coding sequence ATGGCCAAAGACAAAGATGTAAAAGAAATAGTTGGTAAGCGTTTAAAATCTTTGCGTCAGGGGAAGGGTTTGTCCCTAAGCAGTCTTGCTAAAAAAGCTGGCATATCTAAAGCAACCCTTTCTATCCTTGAAGAAGGGAAAGGAAATCCTACAATCTCTACTCTTTGGGCCTTGGCTGACGCTTTAGAAGTGCCGTTTGGTAAGTTAATCGATGCTTTAGATGAAGATCAAAGCAGCACAGTAGGAGAAAAAGGCATTTCTGTTCGTTTAATTGAACACACTGAGGGGCCTCCGCCTATCGATGCCTACCACATGGTTTTTGAACCACAAAGTTCCAGGGAGGCTGAGCCTCACCCATTGGGAGTAATTGAGAAAATTACAGTGCTTAAAGGTTATATGTTAGTTGGGCCGGCAGAGGCTCCTAAAAAAATAAGAGCTGGTGAAACTTATACTTTTAAAGCAGATTGTCCTCACGTTTATATTGCTTTGAGTGAACCCACTTCAGCGGTGTTGGTATTGATTTACCCTTCGGAAGAGAGCCATGGATAA
- a CDS encoding anaerobic ribonucleoside-triphosphate reductase activating protein, producing the protein MIKGFRGTSLVDYPGKISAVIFFGGCNFRCPFCYNIDLVLPERLKELPELDIDHILTELKRRKGFISGVVITGGEPTLHSRLLRALLERIKAELNLPVKLDTNGSQPEVINSLIKENLVDFIAIDFKTAPERYPEIRGDFNKIEQTLSLVRGQVPFEIRITAVPYFISFKELEALVPFMHGAERVAIQRFMNEYERLNPEIDLGVYGPEDLKEFKSFLEGKIDVPVVLRNV; encoded by the coding sequence ATGATTAAAGGGTTTCGTGGCACAAGCCTGGTTGATTATCCGGGAAAAATTTCTGCGGTTATTTTTTTCGGGGGGTGCAATTTTCGTTGCCCTTTTTGTTACAATATAGACTTGGTCCTTCCAGAGAGACTCAAAGAACTTCCCGAGTTAGACATTGACCATATTTTAACTGAACTAAAACGCAGGAAAGGTTTTATATCAGGGGTGGTAATAACAGGGGGCGAACCCACCCTTCACAGCAGATTACTTAGAGCCTTACTTGAAAGAATAAAAGCAGAGCTTAATTTGCCTGTAAAGCTTGATACTAACGGCTCTCAGCCAGAAGTAATAAATTCACTAATTAAGGAAAATTTGGTTGACTTCATAGCTATTGATTTTAAGACGGCTCCTGAACGTTATCCAGAAATCAGGGGAGATTTTAATAAAATAGAACAGACCCTTTCCCTGGTCAGAGGCCAAGTCCCTTTTGAAATAAGAATTACCGCGGTGCCATATTTCATTTCATTTAAAGAACTGGAAGCGCTCGTCCCTTTTATGCATGGAGCAGAAAGAGTCGCTATCCAGCGCTTCATGAATGAATATGAGCGATTGAACCCTGAAATTGATCTGGGAGTTTATGGCCCCGAAGATTTAAAGGAGTTTAAATCTTTTTTAGAGGGGAAGATAGATGTCCCGGTGGTCCTCAGAAACGTCTAA
- a CDS encoding M48 family metallopeptidase, whose translation MSRWSSETSKKFILVFVFLFLLYGCATAPVTGRKQLILVDPQTEIKLGLQAYEEILKKEKLCNDPTINALVQRVGMRIAKASGKNYDWEFKVIDKPESINAFCLPGGKVFVYTGILPVAQNEAGLATVLAHEIAHAIARHGAERMSIAMVAAFGEVLAAELLDLNNSRTRELFMAAYGLGATVGLILPYSRKQEYEADTIGLYLMAKAGYDPREAIKFWERMRQAASGRRKIPEFLSTHPADGKRIQALKNLLPQVLPIYEKAEHKYGLGEKIPEPHCR comes from the coding sequence ATGTCCCGGTGGTCCTCAGAAACGTCTAAAAAGTTTATTTTGGTTTTTGTTTTTTTGTTTTTACTTTACGGTTGCGCTACCGCTCCGGTAACAGGCCGCAAACAGCTTATTCTTGTTGACCCGCAAACAGAAATAAAGTTAGGCCTTCAGGCTTACGAAGAAATATTAAAGAAAGAAAAACTTTGTAATGATCCTACCATTAACGCCTTGGTTCAAAGGGTGGGCATGAGAATCGCTAAGGCCTCTGGCAAAAATTACGACTGGGAATTTAAGGTTATAGACAAGCCTGAATCCATCAACGCCTTTTGTTTACCTGGGGGCAAGGTTTTTGTTTACACTGGTATTCTTCCCGTGGCCCAAAATGAAGCCGGTTTAGCCACCGTTCTTGCCCATGAAATTGCCCACGCTATTGCCCGTCATGGGGCTGAACGTATGAGCATAGCCATGGTAGCGGCTTTCGGCGAAGTGTTAGCCGCAGAACTTCTTGACCTGAATAATTCCCGCACACGCGAATTATTTATGGCGGCTTATGGGCTGGGAGCCACTGTAGGCCTAATTCTTCCTTATAGCCGGAAACAGGAGTACGAGGCTGATACTATTGGTCTTTATTTAATGGCTAAAGCCGGCTATGATCCGCGGGAGGCCATAAAGTTTTGGGAGAGAATGCGCCAGGCTGCTTCTGGTCGCAGAAAAATTCCAGAATTTCTTTCTACCCACCCAGCTGATGGAAAACGTATCCAAGCCCTCAAAAATCTATTACCTCAAGTTTTGCCAATATATGAAAAGGCTGAACATAAATATGGCCTGGGAGAAAAGATTCCCGAACCTCATTGCCGATAA
- the ffh gene encoding signal recognition particle protein — MFENLSDRLESTFKKLRGRGKLTPSDVEKGLREVRLALLEADVNFRVVKDFINRVKERALGAEVLESLTPAQQLIKIVHEELVHTLGDSAVPLNLSGPKPIPILLVGLQGSGKTTTAAKLAKFLKKKNLKPFLVPADVYRPAAIDQLKTLAKQVGVACFDSQPDQKPVDIVKQAMAEAKAKGYDVVIIDTAGRLHIDDEMMAEVEEIKQAVEPRDVLLVADAMTGQDAVNIAKNFHEKVGLTGVVLTKVEGDARGGAALSIRAVTGCPIKFLGVGEKLDALEVFHPDRMASRILGMGDVLSLIEKAQEAFDLKKAQELQKKLKKDAFTLEDLRDQIRQMKRLGSLESIIKLIPGIGSKLKDMPFDEKELVRMEAILNSMTPQERRNPKILNASRKRRIAKGSGTTVQDVNRLLKSYEEMRKLFKHMRKKGGLQALARNLFGM; from the coding sequence ATGTTTGAAAATTTAAGTGATCGTCTGGAATCAACTTTTAAAAAGCTACGCGGTAGAGGAAAACTCACCCCTTCAGATGTAGAGAAGGGCCTGCGAGAGGTGCGTCTGGCCCTATTAGAAGCCGACGTTAATTTCCGCGTAGTAAAAGATTTTATAAACCGTGTAAAGGAACGTGCTCTCGGGGCCGAAGTTTTAGAAAGCCTTACCCCGGCTCAACAGCTTATAAAAATAGTCCATGAAGAATTAGTTCACACTTTAGGTGATTCGGCCGTTCCTTTAAACCTTTCGGGCCCTAAACCCATTCCTATATTGCTTGTAGGTTTACAGGGGTCTGGTAAAACCACCACCGCGGCCAAGCTGGCCAAGTTTCTCAAAAAGAAAAACTTAAAGCCTTTTCTGGTGCCAGCTGACGTTTATCGGCCGGCCGCTATTGACCAACTTAAAACTCTGGCCAAACAGGTAGGAGTGGCCTGTTTTGATAGCCAGCCCGATCAAAAACCCGTAGATATTGTAAAGCAGGCTATGGCGGAAGCCAAAGCCAAAGGGTATGACGTGGTTATCATTGATACGGCCGGCCGCCTTCATATTGACGACGAAATGATGGCTGAAGTTGAAGAAATTAAGCAGGCCGTAGAACCTCGTGATGTGCTTCTGGTAGCCGACGCTATGACCGGGCAAGACGCGGTAAATATCGCCAAAAACTTTCACGAAAAAGTCGGTTTAACCGGAGTGGTGCTCACTAAAGTAGAAGGTGATGCCCGGGGTGGTGCCGCCCTTTCTATTAGGGCAGTAACAGGCTGCCCTATTAAATTTCTGGGAGTAGGCGAAAAGCTAGACGCCCTTGAAGTCTTTCACCCCGACCGCATGGCCTCACGCATTCTGGGCATGGGTGATGTGCTCTCTCTCATTGAAAAAGCCCAGGAGGCCTTTGATCTTAAAAAAGCCCAAGAACTTCAGAAAAAACTCAAAAAAGACGCCTTTACCCTTGAGGACTTGCGTGATCAGATTCGCCAGATGAAGCGGCTTGGCTCTCTTGAAAGTATTATCAAGCTTATCCCCGGAATTGGTAGCAAGCTTAAGGATATGCCTTTTGATGAGAAAGAGTTGGTAAGGATGGAAGCCATTCTCAATTCCATGACTCCTCAAGAGCGCCGCAACCCTAAAATTTTAAACGCTAGCCGTAAACGCAGAATTGCCAAGGGAAGTGGGACCACGGTGCAGGACGTTAATCGCTTGCTCAAAAGCTACGAAGAAATGAGAAAACTTTTTAAACATATGCGCAAAAAAGGTGGGCTTCAGGCCCTTGCCCGAAACCTATTTGGCATGTAA
- the rpsP gene encoding 30S ribosomal protein S16 — protein sequence MAIRIRLMRKGRRNRPFYRVVAAEASAPRDGKFLEVLGYYDPLKDPYEFKVDPEKVKKWLDRGAKPTETVRALLRRSGILN from the coding sequence GTGGCTATACGAATTCGCTTAATGCGCAAGGGACGTCGCAATCGTCCTTTTTACCGGGTGGTAGCTGCTGAAGCTTCTGCTCCCCGCGACGGAAAATTTTTAGAGGTATTAGGGTATTATGATCCCTTAAAAGACCCTTATGAGTTTAAAGTTGACCCAGAAAAAGTAAAAAAATGGCTTGATCGCGGGGCCAAGCCCACGGAAACGGTGCGTGCCCTTTTAAGACGTAGCGGAATTTTAAACTAA
- a CDS encoding KH domain-containing protein — MGKLKELIENIAKALVDNPDAVQVKEIEGEQTLVIELKVAKEDLGKVIGKQGRTARAMRTILSAASTKLRKRAVLEIIE, encoded by the coding sequence ATGGGAAAACTCAAAGAGCTAATTGAAAACATTGCCAAAGCGTTAGTGGACAATCCAGACGCCGTTCAGGTAAAAGAGATTGAAGGCGAACAGACTTTGGTTATTGAGCTCAAAGTGGCCAAAGAAGACCTTGGCAAAGTTATCGGGAAACAGGGGCGCACCGCCCGGGCCATGCGCACTATTTTAAGTGCCGCTTCCACCAAGCTCCGCAAACGTGCGGTCTTAGAAATTATAGAATAA